From a single Oceanobacillus kimchii X50 genomic region:
- a CDS encoding RelA/SpoT family protein, translating into MAKDENVTIRDIVEQVKTYLSEDDIALIEQAYEFASDAHKDQFRKSGEPYIIHPVQVAGILANLQMDSETISAGFLHDVVEDTDITVEQLEEAFNHEIAMLVDGVTKLGKIRYETKEAQQAENHRKMFVAMAKDIRVIMIKLADRLHNMRTLKHLAPEKQRRISNETLEIFAPLAHRLGISTIKWELEDTALRYLNPQQYYRIVQLMKQKREERESYIQEVIDELALELDTVNIEAEMSGRPKHLYSIYQKMVNQKKQFNEIYDLLAVRILVENIKDCYAVLGIIHTNWKPMPGRFKDYIAMPKQNLYQSLHTTVIGPKGDPLEVQIRTKEMHDIAEYGIAAHWAYKEGKASREKSSFEEKLSWFREILEWQSETHDAEEFIESLKIDLFSDMVYVFTPKGEVIELPSGSIPLDFAFKIHTEIGNKTIGAKINGKMEPLDYELQNGDIVEVMTSKHSYGPSQDWLKMVQTSQAKSKIKQFFKKQQRDENIVKGKEAVEREIRENDIDPKEVLTQDNLNRVFDKFNFQNEDDMYAAVGYQGITASLIATRLTEKIRQSREKEQDLQTTIEEVKTDSDQHTKRMYKKDSGVRVAGVDNLLVRIAKCCNPVPGDEILGYITKGRGVSVHRADCPNVQTEEAKQRYIDVMWESEYAERKQYHVDLQITGYDRRGLVNEVLQAVNEMKTNITHVNGRSDRNKMAIIQLTILIHNTNHLRKIVDRIKQIRDVYTVTRTVQ; encoded by the coding sequence ATGGCAAAAGATGAAAATGTAACGATAAGGGATATAGTGGAACAAGTAAAAACGTATTTATCTGAAGATGATATCGCATTAATTGAGCAAGCATATGAATTTGCTTCTGATGCGCATAAAGATCAATTTCGGAAATCTGGAGAACCATATATTATCCATCCTGTTCAAGTCGCAGGAATATTAGCTAATTTACAGATGGATTCAGAGACGATATCTGCAGGGTTTTTACATGATGTTGTTGAGGATACTGATATAACCGTAGAACAATTAGAAGAAGCCTTTAATCATGAAATTGCAATGTTAGTAGATGGTGTAACCAAGTTAGGTAAAATTCGCTATGAAACAAAAGAAGCACAACAAGCGGAAAACCATCGGAAAATGTTTGTAGCAATGGCAAAAGACATACGTGTTATTATGATTAAACTTGCAGATCGATTGCACAATATGCGCACTTTAAAACATCTTGCTCCAGAAAAACAACGTAGAATTTCTAATGAAACATTAGAAATATTTGCCCCTTTAGCACATCGCTTAGGTATTTCAACTATTAAATGGGAGTTAGAAGATACTGCCTTACGATATTTGAATCCGCAGCAGTATTACCGGATTGTTCAATTAATGAAGCAAAAGCGCGAAGAAAGAGAATCTTATATTCAAGAAGTTATCGATGAGTTGGCACTTGAATTGGATACGGTTAATATCGAGGCGGAAATGTCAGGCCGACCGAAACATTTATATAGTATCTACCAAAAAATGGTGAATCAAAAAAAGCAATTTAATGAAATTTATGATCTACTTGCTGTACGTATTCTTGTTGAAAATATTAAAGATTGCTATGCAGTGCTTGGTATTATTCATACAAATTGGAAACCGATGCCTGGACGATTCAAAGATTATATCGCAATGCCAAAACAAAATCTGTACCAATCACTTCATACAACTGTAATTGGTCCAAAAGGTGACCCGTTAGAAGTACAGATACGCACAAAAGAAATGCATGATATTGCGGAATACGGTATAGCTGCACATTGGGCATATAAAGAAGGAAAAGCTTCTCGAGAAAAAAGTAGTTTCGAGGAGAAGTTATCTTGGTTTCGTGAAATACTAGAATGGCAAAGTGAAACTCATGATGCAGAAGAATTTATTGAGTCATTGAAAATCGATCTATTTTCAGACATGGTATATGTATTTACACCGAAGGGAGAAGTAATAGAACTTCCTTCAGGTTCAATTCCATTAGATTTTGCATTTAAAATTCATACAGAAATAGGTAATAAAACGATTGGTGCAAAAATTAACGGCAAAATGGAGCCATTAGATTATGAATTACAAAATGGCGATATTGTGGAAGTAATGACTTCCAAGCATTCTTATGGTCCTTCTCAAGATTGGTTAAAGATGGTACAAACTTCACAAGCGAAAAGTAAAATTAAGCAGTTCTTTAAAAAACAACAACGGGATGAGAACATTGTTAAAGGAAAAGAAGCAGTCGAAAGAGAAATACGTGAAAATGATATTGATCCTAAGGAAGTTTTAACCCAAGACAATTTAAATCGAGTATTTGATAAATTTAATTTCCAAAATGAAGATGATATGTATGCTGCAGTTGGTTATCAGGGAATTACTGCTTCTTTAATTGCAACGAGATTAACGGAAAAAATCAGACAATCTCGCGAGAAAGAACAAGATTTGCAAACAACTATTGAAGAAGTCAAGACAGATTCAGATCAACATACAAAAAGAATGTACAAAAAGGATTCCGGGGTTAGAGTGGCTGGTGTAGATAACTTACTTGTTCGTATTGCTAAATGTTGCAATCCCGTACCAGGGGATGAGATATTAGGCTATATCACAAAAGGTAGAGGAGTATCAGTACATCGAGCAGATTGTCCAAATGTTCAAACGGAAGAAGCAAAACAGCGATATATAGATGTAATGTGGGAAAGTGAATACGCTGAACGGAAGCAGTATCATGTTGATTTACAAATAACTGGATACGATCGTAGAGGACTAGTGAATGAAGTTCTTCAAGCAGTAAATGAGATGAAAACGAACATTACGCATGTGAATGGAAGATCGGATCGAAATAAGATGGCGATCATTCAATTAACTATATTAATTCATAATACAAATCATTTAAGAAAGATTGTTGACCGAATTAAACAAATTCGAGATGTTTATACCGTAACAAGGACAGTGCAATAA
- a CDS encoding N-acetylmuramoyl-L-alanine amidase, whose product MKLTTFLSTILFTLLFIFIFEQSVTADTAIVDGEGIHVRSGPGSEYDSIGNVNEGQSYPLVQQQNDWVEIDYNGESGWVSQEYINIEQTEQEYAEIDSESVETVYNNTHLRSGPSVNDSIIDYVDQGTTLNIVQSEEEWLEVEYKESTAFVHRDFISDTTKIPNNDGFKNKTIVIDAGHGGRDVGAIGTSNTYEKDFAFLTAQELASELTYLGADVHMTRSHDEFISLNSRASYANFVDTDAFISIHYNSVADLPNVTGIETFYYNEKMKPLAESVQQGMIRSSGDEDRGTSYGDFQILRLSLQPSLLLELGFISNKEQEALLSTTGYQKQLVSGILEGLSTHFNR is encoded by the coding sequence GTGAAATTAACGACATTTTTATCAACCATTTTATTTACGCTACTGTTTATCTTTATATTTGAACAATCAGTAACTGCTGACACTGCAATTGTAGATGGAGAAGGAATACATGTGAGAAGTGGTCCAGGTTCTGAATACGATAGTATTGGGAATGTAAATGAAGGGCAATCTTATCCATTAGTACAGCAACAAAATGATTGGGTGGAAATAGATTACAATGGTGAGTCAGGCTGGGTTTCCCAAGAGTACATAAATATTGAGCAAACAGAGCAAGAATATGCTGAAATAGATAGTGAATCCGTAGAAACGGTCTACAATAACACACATCTAAGATCAGGTCCTTCTGTTAATGATTCTATTATTGATTATGTTGATCAAGGAACTACTTTAAATATTGTTCAGAGTGAAGAAGAATGGCTAGAGGTTGAGTATAAAGAATCAACTGCCTTTGTTCATCGAGATTTTATTTCGGATACCACAAAGATACCAAATAATGATGGATTTAAAAATAAAACAATTGTAATTGATGCAGGTCACGGTGGAAGAGATGTTGGAGCAATTGGTACCTCTAATACGTATGAAAAAGACTTTGCATTTCTAACGGCTCAAGAATTAGCTAGTGAGTTGACTTATCTTGGAGCTGATGTACACATGACAAGAAGTCATGATGAGTTCATTTCATTAAATAGTAGAGCATCCTATGCAAATTTTGTTGATACAGATGCCTTCATTAGTATTCACTACAACAGCGTAGCTGACCTACCAAACGTCACCGGAATTGAAACCTTCTATTACAATGAAAAAATGAAACCACTCGCTGAATCGGTTCAACAAGGGATGATTCGGTCTTCAGGGGATGAGGACCGCGGAACATCTTATGGAGATTTCCAAATTCTTCGTTTAAGTTTACAGCCTTCCCTATTATTAGAATTAGGATTTATTTCTAATAAAGAACAAGAAGCACTGCTTTCAACAACCGGTTACCAAAAACAATTAGTGAGCGGGATACTTGAAGGATTATCCACACACTTTAATCGATAA
- the aspS gene encoding aspartate--tRNA ligase, with protein sequence MSERLMAGRLTEKNIDEKVLLKGWVQKRRDLGGLIFIDLRDKSGVIQVVFNPDYSKEALETAENIRSEYVIQINGTVVARDESTFNPSMKTGKIEVNASGIQILNKAKTPPFTIQDITDVSEDVRLKYRYLDLRRNSLQETFRLRHQTTQAIRNYLNDNDFMEMETPILTKSTPEGARDYLVPSRVHPGEFYALPQSPQLFKQLIMMGGFERYYQIARCFRDEDLRADRQPEFTQIDIETSFLTSDEIMDMTEHMMKKVMEEVKGIEISLPLPRMPYQEAMDRYGSDKPDTRFGLELIHVSDLVASSGFKVFSQAVDNGGKVALLNIKGKADNYSRKDIDKLTEYVKVYDAKGLAWLKAEESELKGPIAKFLSEEEVTGIRERADVEQGDLLLFVADKTNVVYDSLGALRLHLGKELDLIDESKFHFLWVTDWPLLEYDEGLGRYFAAHHPFTSPVEEDIDKLESNPASVRANAYDLVLNGFELGGGSIRIHQKEQQDQMFNVLGFSEEEARNQFGFLLDALEFGAPPHGGIALGLDRIIMLLAGRSNLRDTILFPKTASASDLMTSAPSGVSNDQLDELSIQLQSIGKDQ encoded by the coding sequence ATGAGTGAAAGATTAATGGCGGGAAGACTAACTGAAAAAAACATCGATGAAAAAGTACTGCTAAAAGGTTGGGTTCAAAAACGTCGTGATCTTGGCGGATTAATTTTTATTGACCTTCGTGATAAATCAGGAGTAATACAAGTTGTCTTTAACCCTGACTATTCAAAAGAGGCCTTGGAAACAGCGGAAAATATTCGTTCTGAATATGTAATCCAAATAAATGGTACAGTGGTTGCTCGTGATGAATCCACCTTCAATCCTTCCATGAAAACTGGTAAGATTGAAGTTAATGCTTCAGGCATTCAAATCTTAAATAAAGCAAAAACGCCACCATTCACCATCCAAGATATAACCGATGTATCTGAAGATGTTCGACTTAAATATAGATATTTAGACTTGCGCAGAAATTCACTACAAGAAACATTTCGATTACGTCATCAAACAACACAAGCAATTCGAAACTACTTAAATGACAATGATTTTATGGAGATGGAGACACCGATTCTTACGAAGAGTACACCAGAAGGAGCGAGGGATTATTTAGTTCCTAGTCGTGTACATCCAGGTGAATTTTATGCCTTACCTCAGTCTCCACAATTGTTTAAACAATTAATCATGATGGGCGGTTTTGAACGTTATTATCAAATCGCAAGATGCTTCCGTGATGAGGACTTACGTGCTGATAGACAACCTGAATTCACTCAAATCGATATTGAAACATCATTTTTAACAAGTGATGAAATAATGGATATGACGGAACATATGATGAAAAAAGTAATGGAAGAAGTAAAAGGTATAGAAATTTCATTACCATTACCACGTATGCCATATCAAGAAGCAATGGATAGATACGGTTCCGATAAACCAGACACACGTTTTGGTTTAGAGTTAATTCATGTTTCCGATTTAGTGGCTTCATCTGGATTTAAGGTCTTTTCTCAAGCAGTAGATAACGGTGGAAAGGTTGCCTTATTAAATATAAAGGGTAAAGCTGATAATTATTCTCGTAAAGATATTGATAAATTAACAGAATACGTAAAAGTTTATGATGCTAAAGGGCTTGCTTGGTTAAAAGCTGAAGAAAGTGAATTGAAAGGACCTATTGCTAAATTTTTATCTGAAGAGGAAGTTACGGGGATTCGTGAGCGTGCAGATGTAGAGCAAGGAGACTTATTGCTGTTTGTAGCGGATAAAACAAATGTTGTATACGATAGTCTTGGAGCTTTACGTCTTCACTTAGGCAAGGAGTTAGACCTAATTGATGAATCCAAGTTCCATTTCTTATGGGTAACAGATTGGCCACTCTTAGAGTATGACGAAGGGTTAGGCAGATATTTTGCTGCACACCATCCATTTACCTCTCCAGTTGAAGAAGATATAGATAAATTAGAATCCAATCCTGCTAGTGTACGTGCAAATGCATATGACTTAGTTTTAAATGGTTTTGAACTAGGAGGAGGATCAATACGTATTCATCAGAAGGAACAACAGGATCAAATGTTTAATGTTTTAGGATTTTCAGAAGAAGAAGCTCGTAATCAATTTGGATTCTTATTAGATGCTTTAGAATTTGGTGCACCTCCCCATGGAGGAATTGCTCTTGGTCTAGACCGTATTATTATGTTGTTAGCAGGTAGATCGAATTTACGCGATACCATACTATTTCCAAAAACAGCTTCAGCCTCTGATTTAATGACTTCAGCTCCAAGTGGTGTAAGTAATGATCAATTAGATGAATTATCTATCCAATTGCAATCAATAGGAAAAGATCAATAA
- a CDS encoding adenine phosphoribosyltransferase has protein sequence MEFKNYIEIVEDWPKEGIKFKDITPLMANGAAFKSAVDEIVDYAENKEIDLVVGPEARGFIVGCPVSYALEVGFAPVRKEGKLPREVIKVDYGLEYGENVLTIHKDAIKPGQRVLITDDLLATGGTIEATIKLVEQLGGIVVGCAFLVELGYLDGKDKLEGYDVLTLMTY, from the coding sequence ATGGAATTTAAAAATTATATTGAAATTGTAGAAGATTGGCCTAAGGAAGGTATTAAATTTAAGGATATTACTCCACTAATGGCAAATGGAGCAGCATTCAAGTCTGCAGTAGATGAGATTGTTGATTATGCTGAAAATAAAGAAATTGATCTAGTTGTAGGTCCTGAAGCTAGAGGGTTTATTGTTGGTTGTCCTGTCTCTTATGCATTGGAAGTAGGATTTGCGCCTGTACGAAAAGAAGGCAAACTACCTAGAGAAGTTATTAAAGTAGATTATGGATTAGAATATGGTGAAAACGTACTAACGATTCATAAAGATGCAATTAAACCAGGTCAACGAGTACTCATTACAGATGATTTACTAGCAACTGGTGGAACGATAGAAGCTACGATTAAATTAGTAGAACAACTTGGAGGCATTGTTGTTGGGTGTGCATTTCTTGTTGAATTAGGATACCTAGATGGAAAAGATAAACTAGAAGGATACGATGTATTAACTTTAATGACATATTAG
- the dtd gene encoding D-aminoacyl-tRNA deacylase, with protein MKVVIQRSKEASVTVDNQIVGSITRGFVVLLGITHEDTHEDIQYLVGKIPNLRVFEDDNGKMNLSLKDIGGSILSVSQFTLYGDTRKGRRPNFMQAAKPSIAEDLYNKFNTSLTNEGIHVETGKFGAMMDVKLTNDGPVTLIIDSKDR; from the coding sequence ATGAAGGTAGTTATACAAAGATCAAAAGAAGCAAGTGTAACAGTAGACAATCAAATTGTAGGTAGTATAACCAGAGGATTTGTCGTATTACTAGGTATTACACACGAAGATACACATGAAGATATACAATACTTGGTAGGGAAAATTCCTAATTTACGTGTATTTGAAGATGATAATGGAAAAATGAACTTATCCTTAAAAGATATAGGCGGAAGCATCCTTTCTGTTTCTCAATTTACATTATATGGTGATACCCGTAAAGGAAGAAGACCGAACTTCATGCAAGCAGCAAAACCATCGATAGCTGAAGATTTATATAATAAATTCAACACTTCTTTAACGAATGAAGGGATACATGTAGAAACCGGTAAATTTGGTGCTATGATGGACGTGAAATTAACGAACGACGGACCTGTAACTTTAATTATTGACAGTAAAGATCGATAA
- the recJ gene encoding single-stranded-DNA-specific exonuclease RecJ produces the protein MLESKMKWRYNQIEDHKSSLLENTDQSPLMKQLFIQRGLTTNEEVQRFLSPQIEDLHQPFLLKDMEKAVQRVHKAIQNEEKILVFGDYDADGVSSTVVMLKALTELGAKCDFYIPNRFTEGYGPNETAFRTASEQGYNVIITVDTGITSVHEADIANELGMDLIITDHHEPQTNIPECFAIIHPKCSPDYPFKELAGVGVALKFAEAILGYFPVQLLSYAAIGTIADLVPLFDENRVIAYYGLEELRTTTDVGLKALIQVCQLEDLDEQSIGFSIGPRLNAVGRLQDADLAVELLLMEDMESAIEIANEINKINDERKKVVQRIVSEADQIVKSKPERRIIVVSNEGWNQGVLGIVASHLVRKYDRPAIVLSTQPELGVVKGSARSIPAFDLFEGCMRMRDLFTHFGGHSQAAGMTLPIENVDKLEFQLDNILNNELAEEDLKQELEISGQLSLEHITLELIRDISKLAPFGMKNPKPVFQIKEIPADIKRIGSQKNHLKMQFRTSSTRMDAIGFGWGDVYNQIAPQTPIKIAGELSINEWNGNQTAQLMIQDMKIDEWQLFDFRGKRRENIIPHFEEDAIIVSNQTKNMVSEVSQVSYNKDIISDYNKCQTVYIDELPKHLDDLKYVINYFQPKKIVACYEVESSNYLFAFPSREDFVWFYALIKKQGPFHMHTYLDSLRKHKGWNDDKINFMSEVFSDLGFVKIENGKITALDNPLKKDLSESTVYQSREQQSEIEKQLYYSNYEDLRKWFMECMDYLENPREEATHGI, from the coding sequence TAAAAGTTCTTTACTAGAAAATACTGATCAATCTCCATTAATGAAGCAGTTGTTTATTCAAAGAGGACTAACAACAAATGAAGAGGTGCAACGGTTTCTATCCCCGCAAATAGAAGATCTTCATCAACCATTTCTTTTAAAGGACATGGAAAAAGCGGTTCAACGAGTACATAAAGCAATACAAAATGAAGAAAAGATTTTAGTATTTGGCGATTATGATGCAGATGGAGTAAGTTCAACAGTAGTAATGTTAAAAGCATTAACTGAACTAGGGGCTAAATGCGATTTTTATATACCTAACCGGTTTACGGAGGGCTATGGTCCTAATGAAACGGCATTTCGTACCGCATCTGAACAAGGGTATAATGTAATTATTACTGTAGATACTGGTATAACGTCGGTTCATGAAGCAGATATAGCTAATGAACTAGGTATGGATTTAATTATTACCGATCATCATGAACCTCAAACCAATATACCAGAATGCTTCGCGATTATTCATCCTAAATGTTCTCCCGACTATCCGTTTAAGGAATTAGCTGGAGTTGGAGTAGCTTTAAAATTTGCAGAAGCAATTCTGGGGTATTTTCCTGTTCAGTTATTATCATACGCTGCAATTGGGACAATTGCTGATTTAGTACCTTTATTCGACGAGAATAGAGTAATAGCCTATTACGGGTTAGAGGAATTACGAACGACTACGGATGTAGGTTTAAAAGCATTAATACAAGTATGCCAACTAGAAGATTTAGATGAGCAGTCCATAGGTTTTTCTATTGGTCCACGATTAAATGCTGTTGGAAGATTACAGGACGCTGACTTAGCAGTCGAATTACTTCTTATGGAAGATATGGAATCAGCTATCGAAATAGCAAATGAAATCAACAAAATAAACGATGAACGAAAGAAAGTTGTTCAACGTATCGTTAGTGAAGCCGATCAAATTGTGAAATCAAAACCAGAGCGTAGAATTATTGTAGTTTCTAATGAAGGTTGGAACCAAGGAGTTCTCGGAATTGTGGCTTCACATCTTGTTCGAAAATATGATCGACCAGCAATTGTATTATCAACTCAGCCTGAATTAGGAGTTGTTAAAGGCTCTGCTCGTAGTATTCCTGCTTTTGATTTATTTGAAGGCTGTATGCGTATGAGAGATCTGTTTACACACTTTGGTGGGCACTCTCAAGCTGCTGGTATGACGTTACCGATAGAAAATGTAGATAAGTTAGAATTTCAACTTGATAATATATTAAACAACGAACTTGCTGAAGAAGATTTAAAACAGGAATTGGAAATAAGTGGACAATTAAGTTTGGAACATATTACTTTAGAATTAATAAGGGATATTTCAAAGCTTGCTCCTTTTGGGATGAAAAACCCGAAGCCTGTTTTTCAAATTAAAGAAATTCCTGCGGACATAAAGCGAATTGGTAGCCAAAAGAATCATTTAAAAATGCAATTTCGTACAAGTTCTACTCGTATGGATGCTATTGGCTTCGGATGGGGTGACGTATATAATCAAATTGCCCCGCAAACACCGATAAAAATTGCTGGGGAATTATCGATTAACGAATGGAACGGTAACCAGACTGCACAATTAATGATTCAGGATATGAAGATAGATGAGTGGCAGTTATTTGATTTTCGAGGTAAACGTAGAGAAAATATTATTCCTCATTTTGAAGAGGATGCAATCATTGTAAGTAATCAAACAAAAAATATGGTAAGTGAAGTTAGTCAAGTTAGTTATAATAAAGACATTATTAGTGACTATAACAAATGCCAAACAGTTTATATAGATGAACTTCCCAAACATTTGGATGATTTAAAATATGTGATTAATTATTTTCAACCAAAGAAAATTGTAGCTTGTTATGAAGTGGAATCAAGCAATTATTTATTTGCGTTTCCTAGTAGAGAAGATTTTGTGTGGTTTTATGCATTAATAAAGAAACAAGGCCCATTCCATATGCATACTTATCTAGATTCGTTAAGAAAGCATAAAGGTTGGAATGATGATAAAATTAATTTTATGTCTGAAGTGTTTTCAGATTTAGGCTTTGTTAAAATAGAAAATGGTAAAATAACGGCATTAGATAATCCACTTAAGAAAGACTTATCAGAATCAACTGTTTATCAATCGCGAGAGCAACAATCTGAGATAGAAAAACAACTGTATTATTCAAATTATGAGGATTTAAGAAAATGGTTTATGGAGTGCATGGATTATTTGGAAAATCCGAGGGAGGAAGCAACACATGGAATTTAA
- a CDS encoding RsfA family transcriptional regulator, with translation MAKVRQDAWSHEDDLLLAETVLRHIREGSTQLNAFDEVGDKLNRTSAACGFRWNAEVRMKYDNAIDLAKRQRKEKKRAISAGMKKTYSTQQPATFSSSMEEVELSDSPKQITNSTPTINLDTVIQYLRELKKDYHASNQSKSALVSIEHENTTLKSKVEELQDKLADTEKQLATMQEDYQTFIQIMDRARKMTVFNDNENGFVAPAFRMDKNGNLEQLANGSN, from the coding sequence ATGGCAAAAGTAAGACAAGATGCGTGGTCACATGAAGATGACTTATTATTAGCAGAAACTGTTCTTCGTCACATTCGAGAAGGAAGCACTCAGTTAAATGCGTTTGATGAAGTTGGTGATAAGCTTAATAGAACTTCTGCTGCATGCGGATTCCGTTGGAACGCAGAAGTACGTATGAAATATGATAATGCAATTGATCTAGCTAAAAGACAACGAAAAGAGAAAAAGAGAGCAATCAGCGCAGGCATGAAAAAAACATACAGTACACAACAACCTGCAACATTCTCATCTAGCATGGAAGAAGTAGAGCTTAGTGACTCTCCAAAACAGATAACTAACTCTACACCAACTATTAATTTAGATACCGTAATTCAATATTTACGAGAATTAAAAAAAGACTATCATGCTTCCAATCAATCAAAATCTGCATTGGTATCCATAGAACATGAGAATACAACGCTAAAATCAAAAGTAGAAGAATTACAGGATAAATTAGCGGATACCGAGAAGCAACTGGCTACCATGCAAGAAGATTATCAAACATTTATCCAAATAATGGATCGTGCTAGAAAAATGACTGTTTTTAATGATAATGAAAACGGATTTGTTGCACCAGCTTTCCGAATGGATAAGAATGGTAATTTAGAACAACTTGCTAATGGTTCAAATTAA
- the hisS gene encoding histidine--tRNA ligase has translation MSMKAPRGTVDLLPEQTVKWQFVESKIKEICNSYHYQEIRTPLFEHTEVFQRGVGDTTDIVQKEMYTFEDRGGRSLTLRPEGTASVARAYVENKLFGSPNQPIKLFYFGSMFRYERPQKGRMRQLNQFGTEVIGSEDPAVDAEVIDFAMNIYKGLGLKSLKLVINSLGDQESRKSHRNALIQHFEPHREELCHDCQNRLDKNPLRVLDCKKDRDHPAMKTAPSIIEYLNDYSVTYFNEVKAYLDALDIEYVVDPNLVRGLDYYNHTAFEIMSEAEGFGAITTLAGGGRYNGLSEEFGGPNSPGIGFGMGLERLLMALEAESITLPIDQQLDCFVANMGDGAKLEAAKIVKKLRMNGIQADMDYQKRKMKGQLKAADRYQSKFVIFLGDDEIEKQEVTLKEMSTGNQSEVSMSQLIEVLKGKLNGGIINE, from the coding sequence ATGAGCATGAAAGCTCCAAGAGGAACTGTTGATTTATTACCGGAACAAACTGTAAAATGGCAATTTGTAGAAAGTAAAATTAAAGAGATCTGTAATAGTTATCATTATCAAGAAATACGCACCCCGCTGTTTGAACATACCGAAGTATTCCAAAGAGGGGTAGGAGATACAACGGATATTGTTCAGAAGGAAATGTATACTTTTGAAGATCGTGGTGGAAGAAGTCTAACATTACGTCCAGAAGGAACTGCTTCTGTAGCTCGAGCTTATGTAGAAAATAAACTATTCGGAAGTCCTAATCAACCAATTAAATTATTTTATTTTGGTTCCATGTTTCGTTATGAACGCCCTCAAAAAGGTAGAATGCGACAGTTGAATCAATTTGGAACAGAGGTTATTGGCAGTGAAGATCCTGCAGTGGATGCAGAAGTAATTGATTTTGCAATGAATATATACAAAGGTCTCGGTTTAAAATCTTTAAAACTTGTTATTAATTCATTAGGTGATCAAGAAAGTAGAAAATCGCATCGTAATGCATTAATTCAACACTTCGAACCTCACAGGGAAGAATTATGCCATGACTGTCAAAATCGATTAGATAAAAATCCACTGCGTGTGCTTGATTGTAAGAAAGATAGAGATCATCCTGCTATGAAGACAGCACCTTCAATAATTGAATACTTAAATGATTATTCAGTAACATACTTTAACGAAGTAAAGGCATATTTAGATGCTTTGGATATTGAATATGTAGTTGATCCGAATCTTGTGCGGGGATTAGATTATTATAACCATACTGCTTTTGAAATTATGAGTGAAGCAGAAGGGTTTGGAGCAATTACAACCCTTGCAGGTGGAGGACGTTATAATGGATTAAGTGAAGAGTTTGGAGGACCTAATTCACCTGGAATTGGTTTTGGAATGGGTTTAGAAAGGTTATTAATGGCGCTTGAGGCTGAAAGTATAACACTACCTATTGATCAACAACTTGACTGCTTTGTTGCGAATATGGGAGATGGAGCTAAGTTAGAAGCGGCGAAAATCGTGAAGAAGCTTCGTATGAATGGAATACAAGCTGATATGGACTATCAAAAACGCAAAATGAAAGGGCAATTAAAAGCTGCCGATCGTTACCAGTCTAAATTTGTCATTTTCCTTGGTGATGATGAAATTGAAAAGCAGGAAGTCACTTTAAAAGAAATGTCTACAGGTAATCAAAGTGAGGTTTCCATGTCTCAATTAATAGAGGTTCTTAAGGGAAAATTGAATGGAGGAATAATAAATGAGTGA